The DNA window CCACAAGCAaacatttgattaaaaaaagaGAGGCTTCTCTGTTTCAATACTAATGGCCTTAGACTTCTCATTTCATTTTAATCCTTCATAAGTTTAAAATCATCACTCATCATTGTAACTTGTGAGATGTATGTTTAAACCATGACAATCCACTCCACTTTTAGGTCTTTTCAAAGTAAAAGACTATAAGCAATCCGCGGTTTCCAACAAAAAGTTTTTGGCCATTCAACTATGTTCTTCCCTgctatgttaaaaaaaaaaaaaaaaaaaagaaacagtaAACACCATAGCCTATTGCCACTgtgagaaaatcattcaaatataAAGAAAACCATTGTATTCTAGGTTTTATCGCAGACATCAGAGTTGCTGGGATTAgccaaaaatcaaaagatatgGTTAAAGTGTGTGTTAGCACAAAATCACTTCACCTAACAGAAGCGATTGCATCCATGGTTCAAATATCAAGCCATCATTGagtaaaataattgaaaaacaTTTGAATAATTGCGTGAACCCAAATAGGTAACAACACATTCACCATGACACCATCTAAGTTAGGTTGCTCTAATTGGAAACCAAATACTATATTTGCTGTTGTTGACTTGCTGTACTATGGCTCTATGTTGAGAGGAAACTACACAACAACAGGTGAAAGTTTTTTTATTAAAGTTGCTTCTATGCCTTTTTACCTTAATCTGCAAGGAGGAGAGAGTGAGTTTCGAGACTGGAAAGAGGGCAGCGGAGATGGGGAAATGCAGATAAGAGGTGAAACTCTTCCTATGTACCTCATTAATTAAGTATACAATTTCTGACATTAATCCTAGTCGCTGAGATCAATTAGTTAACAAATAGAAATAAAGGAACTACAAAATCAGATTAAATTTAAAATGATATGGTCTTCATAAAATTTCAAAACACATGCCAAAATTTCACAAAGTTGCTTAAATGTCTTATTTCTAAGTAAAAATTTCTTTTACCTGTTTTGCTGCAGTCATTGCCTAATAGACTGACAGAATGCACTCGGCAATAGACTACTCTATCATCACTTATTATACTAAATTTCAGACTGTAAAAGGTCTTCCACCTACAGCCTCCTCTTCTCAATCATCAAAGGCATGATCTGTTCAAGGATGGTTTCTCTCCGACAGGTATAGAGCGAGGTTATCCCTCGAAACAGAGGCAGTCACATCAGCTGAATCGCAGAAATCCTGTCCATATCCTGGATCATGGCAGTGATATAATGGCAATTCCTCCAGTACCTCATCTTCCATGTCAATGACAATATTATGAAGAATGCAACAAACAAATATAAAACTAGGTAGCTTGTGCTTGTCAGGTCTGCACACCACTCCATCTATCATCTTCCAGACGTCCTTCAACCTCGCCAATGCTCTTTGTGCCACAACACGAGTTGCTAAGTGATGCTTATTAAAGTCAACTTTGGTCTGTGAAAGATCATTTCCCTGATAAGGAGTCAGAAGCCAAGGTAGCAAGGGATATGCTGAATCACCAACTACATATTCCTGTAATTCAGCTTGTTGGGATAGTTTTATTTTCTTCCCATTTAGCCTTTCTCCTTTCTGACATTTGTCGTAGAAGGATGAATATGGCAGTAGTGAACTTTCATTCAACATTCCTGGCAATCCACTGAATATGTCCAGGAACTTCAAGTTGGGACCAACTATTGCCTGTAAAGGCATACTGTAATTCTCTTTCGAATCAAGCCACACATCAGTTCTTCGCTTAGAGGTGGATAACAGTATCACAATATGTGTGGTGTCAATTGCTCCACAACAATTTGGCAAGCCTTGAATTTGTTCAAACTGGGACTTTATATCCATTAGCTCATTTTCCGTGGAAGGCCACCTGATATGCTGATGCCCATTCATCTCAATGGCCTCCACAAATCTCCAAGTCACTTGAGAGACTGTAGACTGAGATGTCCCGAATGCGTCACCAATAGAGACAAGTGAACGACCAGAACTAAGCCTATTCAAGGCTAAAGCAACTTGATCATACAGGGACATTGGTTTTCCATTGCTAAAGGCAAAATGTGTCTTCACCGCCATGTGCTCCCTTGCAAGCGAACATATATATTCAAAAGTTCTTCTGGACATTTTGAAAACACATTTGAAGCTATCCAAGCCCTTTGACGGACGTGAATCTAGATTACCTGCATACCAGGagttaaaaatgaaaaagaaaaagaaattcatAATTCTTACATGATGATAGTAAAAACTTCAACaatctattttattttaatgttgCAACAAACATGTATAATTTTACATATAAAGGAATCTACATTCCATAATGCAGAAATATAGGAATTACTAGAATATTGTGTCAGTGAA is part of the Coffea eugenioides isolate CCC68of chromosome 6, Ceug_1.0, whole genome shotgun sequence genome and encodes:
- the LOC113774018 gene encoding protein ALP1-like produces the protein MLKRPVRGQKKRKEVHKKLKPSNMACGSSEKSSPDWFDALAKKIASNLDSRPSKGLDSFKCVFKMSRRTFEYICSLAREHMAVKTHFAFSNGKPMSLYDQVALALNRLSSGRSLVSIGDAFGTSQSTVSQVTWRFVEAIEMNGHQHIRWPSTENELMDIKSQFEQIQGLPNCCGAIDTTHIVILLSTSKRRTDVWLDSKENYSMPLQAIVGPNLKFLDIFSGLPGMLNESSLLPYSSFYDKCQKGERLNGKKIKLSQQAELQEYVVGDSAYPLLPWLLTPYQGNDLSQTKVDFNKHHLATRVVAQRALARLKDVWKMIDGVVCRPDKHKLPSFIFVCCILHNIVIDMEDEVLEELPLYHCHDPGYGQDFCDSADVTASVSRDNLALYLSERNHP